Proteins encoded by one window of Antechinus flavipes isolate AdamAnt ecotype Samford, QLD, Australia chromosome 4, AdamAnt_v2, whole genome shotgun sequence:
- the ATF6B gene encoding cyclic AMP-dependent transcription factor ATF-6 beta isoform X1 gives MAAELLLLSEIADPTRFFADNLLSAEDWDRTLYNCLDEVTEDQVQLFRCLEQDVPFDSGSMDMNMNITSPEPPWDPLPIFPDLQVKSEPSSPSLSFESSLLFTEPLGQVSVGEEVLGVKIESPSSPHCLLGKVLKPSFGAVQISVGFTPDDPSDIQTKTESISSSSSLSSETSLLSEEFPSKPFVEEESLGLKKESPAPQLCLLGDVLTSPFGSAQINVGPNPEGPSGKALPHHKPPLPPKPVMVTNVPLCLRNSPPSTTVVLQPLGQPPPVSSGSSVVLFQGPVQVQPPIGEGSAPSTPRLERKSIVPAPMLGTPCLPEVDAKVLKRQQRMIKNRESACQSRRKKKEYLQGLEARLQVVLSDNQQLRRENAALRRRLEGLLAENSELKFGSGNRKVICVMVFLLFIAFNFGPVSINEVPPAPASPQMGREESWPQRHLLEFSEQGVVTGQDTQGIPLGHKESQPRSAAGQPYFKNLTTFSKGAKELFLRDLDQFFLSSDCRHFNRTESLRLADELSGWVQRHQSGRKRSSQLRKIREKQKFHQWKKPPPAWSVPPRPSGPPERDSVGQLQLYHHPRHPQPEFLDAIDRREDTFYVVSFRRDHLLLPAISHNKTSRPKMSLVMPAMTPNETLSGRGNTGDYEVMMQIECEVMDTRVIHIKSSTVPPSLRKQPPPPSGNASGNPLPSTPSSSRQTPHQPFYLSHP, from the exons ATGGCGGCAGAACTGCTGCTGCTCAGCGAAATCGCCGATCCGACTCGTTTCTTCGCCGACAACCTGCTCAGCGCTGAGGATTGGG ACCGCACTCTCTATAATTGCCTTGATGAAGTGACTGAGGATCAAGTTCAGCTCTTCAGATGTCTGGAGCAGGATGTCCCG TTTGATAGCGGCTCCATGGACATGAATATGAACATCACCTCTCCTGAACCCCCATGGGACCCACTGCCTATCTTCCCAG ACCTACAGGTGAAGTCAGaaccttcttccccttctctcagcTTTGAGTCTTCACTTCTGTTCACGGAGCCCCTTGGCCAG GTTTCTGTGGGGGAAGAGGTACTTGGTGTGAAGATAGAATCTCCTAGCTCTCCACACTGCCTTTTGGGGAAAGTTCTGAAACCTTCATTTGGAGCTGTCCAGATTAGTGTGGGCTTCACCCCAGATGACCCCTCAG ATATACAGACCAAGACAGAATCCatctcatcttcttcctctcttagCTCAGAGACCTCATTGCTCTCCGAAGAATTCCCCAGTAAG CCCTTTGTAGAAGAGGAGTCactaggattaaaaaaagaatcaccaGCCCCTCAACTCTGCCTTCTAGGAGATGTCCTAACTTCCCCATTTGGATCAGCTCAGATTAATGTGGGTCCTAACCCTGAAGGTCCCTCAG GAAAGGCCCTACCCCACCATAAGCCACCATTGCCACCAAAACCTGTTATGGTGACAAATGTCCCATTGTGCCTCCGAAATTCACCTCCTAGTACTACAGTTGTATTGCAGCCACTAGGCCAGCCTCCACCAG tctCATCTGGATCTTCTGTAGTCCTTTTCCAGGGACCTGTACAAGTACAACCACCTATAGGGGAGGGGTCAGCCCCCTCCACTCCCAGATTGGAGAGGAAGAGCATTGTTCCAGCTCCCATGCTTGGGACTCCATGTCTTCCAGAAGTGGAT GCAAAGGTGCTGAAGCGTCAGCAGCGGATGATCAAGAACCGTGAGTCAGCCTGTCAGTCCCGGCGGAAGAAGAAGGAATACCTGCAGGGGCTGGAGGCCCGACTTCAAGTGGTCCTTTCAGACAACCAGCAGCTCCGCCGTGAGAATGCAGCTCTCCGACGACGGCTTGAGGGGCTGCTGGCAGAG AACAGTGAGCTTAAGTTTGGGTCTGGGAACAGGAAGGTCATCTGTGTCATggtcttcctcctcttcattgCCTTCAACTTTGGGCCTGTCAG CATCAATGAAGTACCTCCAGCTCCAGCCTCACCTCAGATGGGCAGGGAAGAATCTTGGCCCCAGAGGCACCTCCTAGAGTTCTCAGAGCAAGGGGTAGTTACCGGGCAGGACACCCAGGGCATACCACTAGGCCACAAAGAATCACAGCCCAGATCTGCTGCAGGCCAGCCATATTTCAA GAATCTAACAACCTTTTCCAAGGGAGCCAAGGAGCTATTTCTGAGAGATTTAGACCAGTTTTTCCTCTCTTCTGACTGTCGCCACTTCAACCGGACTGAGTCTCTCCG GCTTGCAGATGAACTTAGTGGCTGGGTCCAGCGACACCAAAGTGGAAGAAAGAGGAGTTCTCAGCTCCgtaaaattagagaaaaacag AAATTTCACCAATGGAAGAAACCACCTCCAGCCTGGTCAGTCCCTCCTCGACCCTCTGGTCCCCCTGAAAG GGACTCCGTGGGGCAGCTGCAGCTGTATCATCACCCCAGGCATCCACAGCCAGAGTTCCTAGATGCCATTGACCGTCGGGAAGACACATTTTATGTTGTCTCCTTCCGAAGG GATCACCTATTGCTCCCTGCAATCAGCCACAACAAAACTTCTCGTCCAAAGATGTCTTTGGTGATGCCAGCCATGACCCCCAatg aGACCCTGTCAGGCCGGGGAAATACAGGGGACTATGAGGTGATGATGCAGATCGAATGTGAGGTCATGGACACCAGGGTCATCCACATCAAGAGTTCCACAGTGCCCCCCTCCCTTCGAAAGCAGCCCCCTCCTCCTTCGGGCAATGCTTCAGGCAATCCTTTGCCTTCTACACCCAGCTCTTCTAGGCAAACTCCTCATCAGCCCTTCTATCTTAGTCATCCCTAA
- the ATF6B gene encoding cyclic AMP-dependent transcription factor ATF-6 beta isoform X3 → MAAELLLLSEIADPTRFFADNLLSAEDWDRTLYNCLDEVTEDQVQLFRCLEQDVPFDSGSMDMNMNITSPEPPWDPLPIFPDIQTKTESISSSSSLSSETSLLSEEFPSKPFVEEESLGLKKESPAPQLCLLGDVLTSPFGSAQINVGPNPEGPSGKALPHHKPPLPPKPVMVTNVPLCLRNSPPSTTVVLQPLGQPPPVSSGSSVVLFQGPVQVQPPIGEGSAPSTPRLERKSIVPAPMLGTPCLPEVDAKVLKRQQRMIKNRESACQSRRKKKEYLQGLEARLQVVLSDNQQLRRENAALRRRLEGLLAENSELKFGSGNRKVICVMVFLLFIAFNFGPVSINEVPPAPASPQMGREESWPQRHLLEFSEQGVVTGQDTQGIPLGHKESQPRSAAGQPYFKNLTTFSKGAKELFLRDLDQFFLSSDCRHFNRTESLRLADELSGWVQRHQSGRKRSSQLRKIREKQKFHQWKKPPPAWSVPPRPSGPPERDSVGQLQLYHHPRHPQPEFLDAIDRREDTFYVVSFRRDHLLLPAISHNKTSRPKMSLVMPAMTPNETLSGRGNTGDYEVMMQIECEVMDTRVIHIKSSTVPPSLRKQPPPPSGNASGNPLPSTPSSSRQTPHQPFYLSHP, encoded by the exons ATGGCGGCAGAACTGCTGCTGCTCAGCGAAATCGCCGATCCGACTCGTTTCTTCGCCGACAACCTGCTCAGCGCTGAGGATTGGG ACCGCACTCTCTATAATTGCCTTGATGAAGTGACTGAGGATCAAGTTCAGCTCTTCAGATGTCTGGAGCAGGATGTCCCG TTTGATAGCGGCTCCATGGACATGAATATGAACATCACCTCTCCTGAACCCCCATGGGACCCACTGCCTATCTTCCCAG ATATACAGACCAAGACAGAATCCatctcatcttcttcctctcttagCTCAGAGACCTCATTGCTCTCCGAAGAATTCCCCAGTAAG CCCTTTGTAGAAGAGGAGTCactaggattaaaaaaagaatcaccaGCCCCTCAACTCTGCCTTCTAGGAGATGTCCTAACTTCCCCATTTGGATCAGCTCAGATTAATGTGGGTCCTAACCCTGAAGGTCCCTCAG GAAAGGCCCTACCCCACCATAAGCCACCATTGCCACCAAAACCTGTTATGGTGACAAATGTCCCATTGTGCCTCCGAAATTCACCTCCTAGTACTACAGTTGTATTGCAGCCACTAGGCCAGCCTCCACCAG tctCATCTGGATCTTCTGTAGTCCTTTTCCAGGGACCTGTACAAGTACAACCACCTATAGGGGAGGGGTCAGCCCCCTCCACTCCCAGATTGGAGAGGAAGAGCATTGTTCCAGCTCCCATGCTTGGGACTCCATGTCTTCCAGAAGTGGAT GCAAAGGTGCTGAAGCGTCAGCAGCGGATGATCAAGAACCGTGAGTCAGCCTGTCAGTCCCGGCGGAAGAAGAAGGAATACCTGCAGGGGCTGGAGGCCCGACTTCAAGTGGTCCTTTCAGACAACCAGCAGCTCCGCCGTGAGAATGCAGCTCTCCGACGACGGCTTGAGGGGCTGCTGGCAGAG AACAGTGAGCTTAAGTTTGGGTCTGGGAACAGGAAGGTCATCTGTGTCATggtcttcctcctcttcattgCCTTCAACTTTGGGCCTGTCAG CATCAATGAAGTACCTCCAGCTCCAGCCTCACCTCAGATGGGCAGGGAAGAATCTTGGCCCCAGAGGCACCTCCTAGAGTTCTCAGAGCAAGGGGTAGTTACCGGGCAGGACACCCAGGGCATACCACTAGGCCACAAAGAATCACAGCCCAGATCTGCTGCAGGCCAGCCATATTTCAA GAATCTAACAACCTTTTCCAAGGGAGCCAAGGAGCTATTTCTGAGAGATTTAGACCAGTTTTTCCTCTCTTCTGACTGTCGCCACTTCAACCGGACTGAGTCTCTCCG GCTTGCAGATGAACTTAGTGGCTGGGTCCAGCGACACCAAAGTGGAAGAAAGAGGAGTTCTCAGCTCCgtaaaattagagaaaaacag AAATTTCACCAATGGAAGAAACCACCTCCAGCCTGGTCAGTCCCTCCTCGACCCTCTGGTCCCCCTGAAAG GGACTCCGTGGGGCAGCTGCAGCTGTATCATCACCCCAGGCATCCACAGCCAGAGTTCCTAGATGCCATTGACCGTCGGGAAGACACATTTTATGTTGTCTCCTTCCGAAGG GATCACCTATTGCTCCCTGCAATCAGCCACAACAAAACTTCTCGTCCAAAGATGTCTTTGGTGATGCCAGCCATGACCCCCAatg aGACCCTGTCAGGCCGGGGAAATACAGGGGACTATGAGGTGATGATGCAGATCGAATGTGAGGTCATGGACACCAGGGTCATCCACATCAAGAGTTCCACAGTGCCCCCCTCCCTTCGAAAGCAGCCCCCTCCTCCTTCGGGCAATGCTTCAGGCAATCCTTTGCCTTCTACACCCAGCTCTTCTAGGCAAACTCCTCATCAGCCCTTCTATCTTAGTCATCCCTAA
- the ATF6B gene encoding cyclic AMP-dependent transcription factor ATF-6 beta isoform X2, producing the protein MGPTAYLPRYFFLIHHPPTHPSLPDLQVKSEPSSPSLSFESSLLFTEPLGQVSVGEEVLGVKIESPSSPHCLLGKVLKPSFGAVQISVGFTPDDPSDIQTKTESISSSSSLSSETSLLSEEFPSKPFVEEESLGLKKESPAPQLCLLGDVLTSPFGSAQINVGPNPEGPSGKALPHHKPPLPPKPVMVTNVPLCLRNSPPSTTVVLQPLGQPPPVSSGSSVVLFQGPVQVQPPIGEGSAPSTPRLERKSIVPAPMLGTPCLPEVDAKVLKRQQRMIKNRESACQSRRKKKEYLQGLEARLQVVLSDNQQLRRENAALRRRLEGLLAENSELKFGSGNRKVICVMVFLLFIAFNFGPVSINEVPPAPASPQMGREESWPQRHLLEFSEQGVVTGQDTQGIPLGHKESQPRSAAGQPYFKNLTTFSKGAKELFLRDLDQFFLSSDCRHFNRTESLRLADELSGWVQRHQSGRKRSSQLRKIREKQKFHQWKKPPPAWSVPPRPSGPPERDSVGQLQLYHHPRHPQPEFLDAIDRREDTFYVVSFRRDHLLLPAISHNKTSRPKMSLVMPAMTPNETLSGRGNTGDYEVMMQIECEVMDTRVIHIKSSTVPPSLRKQPPPPSGNASGNPLPSTPSSSRQTPHQPFYLSHP; encoded by the exons ATGGGACCCACTGCCTATCTTCCCAG atatttctttcttattcatcaCCCTCCCACACACCCCTCACTTCCAGACCTACAGGTGAAGTCAGaaccttcttccccttctctcagcTTTGAGTCTTCACTTCTGTTCACGGAGCCCCTTGGCCAG GTTTCTGTGGGGGAAGAGGTACTTGGTGTGAAGATAGAATCTCCTAGCTCTCCACACTGCCTTTTGGGGAAAGTTCTGAAACCTTCATTTGGAGCTGTCCAGATTAGTGTGGGCTTCACCCCAGATGACCCCTCAG ATATACAGACCAAGACAGAATCCatctcatcttcttcctctcttagCTCAGAGACCTCATTGCTCTCCGAAGAATTCCCCAGTAAG CCCTTTGTAGAAGAGGAGTCactaggattaaaaaaagaatcaccaGCCCCTCAACTCTGCCTTCTAGGAGATGTCCTAACTTCCCCATTTGGATCAGCTCAGATTAATGTGGGTCCTAACCCTGAAGGTCCCTCAG GAAAGGCCCTACCCCACCATAAGCCACCATTGCCACCAAAACCTGTTATGGTGACAAATGTCCCATTGTGCCTCCGAAATTCACCTCCTAGTACTACAGTTGTATTGCAGCCACTAGGCCAGCCTCCACCAG tctCATCTGGATCTTCTGTAGTCCTTTTCCAGGGACCTGTACAAGTACAACCACCTATAGGGGAGGGGTCAGCCCCCTCCACTCCCAGATTGGAGAGGAAGAGCATTGTTCCAGCTCCCATGCTTGGGACTCCATGTCTTCCAGAAGTGGAT GCAAAGGTGCTGAAGCGTCAGCAGCGGATGATCAAGAACCGTGAGTCAGCCTGTCAGTCCCGGCGGAAGAAGAAGGAATACCTGCAGGGGCTGGAGGCCCGACTTCAAGTGGTCCTTTCAGACAACCAGCAGCTCCGCCGTGAGAATGCAGCTCTCCGACGACGGCTTGAGGGGCTGCTGGCAGAG AACAGTGAGCTTAAGTTTGGGTCTGGGAACAGGAAGGTCATCTGTGTCATggtcttcctcctcttcattgCCTTCAACTTTGGGCCTGTCAG CATCAATGAAGTACCTCCAGCTCCAGCCTCACCTCAGATGGGCAGGGAAGAATCTTGGCCCCAGAGGCACCTCCTAGAGTTCTCAGAGCAAGGGGTAGTTACCGGGCAGGACACCCAGGGCATACCACTAGGCCACAAAGAATCACAGCCCAGATCTGCTGCAGGCCAGCCATATTTCAA GAATCTAACAACCTTTTCCAAGGGAGCCAAGGAGCTATTTCTGAGAGATTTAGACCAGTTTTTCCTCTCTTCTGACTGTCGCCACTTCAACCGGACTGAGTCTCTCCG GCTTGCAGATGAACTTAGTGGCTGGGTCCAGCGACACCAAAGTGGAAGAAAGAGGAGTTCTCAGCTCCgtaaaattagagaaaaacag AAATTTCACCAATGGAAGAAACCACCTCCAGCCTGGTCAGTCCCTCCTCGACCCTCTGGTCCCCCTGAAAG GGACTCCGTGGGGCAGCTGCAGCTGTATCATCACCCCAGGCATCCACAGCCAGAGTTCCTAGATGCCATTGACCGTCGGGAAGACACATTTTATGTTGTCTCCTTCCGAAGG GATCACCTATTGCTCCCTGCAATCAGCCACAACAAAACTTCTCGTCCAAAGATGTCTTTGGTGATGCCAGCCATGACCCCCAatg aGACCCTGTCAGGCCGGGGAAATACAGGGGACTATGAGGTGATGATGCAGATCGAATGTGAGGTCATGGACACCAGGGTCATCCACATCAAGAGTTCCACAGTGCCCCCCTCCCTTCGAAAGCAGCCCCCTCCTCCTTCGGGCAATGCTTCAGGCAATCCTTTGCCTTCTACACCCAGCTCTTCTAGGCAAACTCCTCATCAGCCCTTCTATCTTAGTCATCCCTAA